From Cucumis melo cultivar AY chromosome 1, USDA_Cmelo_AY_1.0, whole genome shotgun sequence, a single genomic window includes:
- the LOC103495572 gene encoding pentatricopeptide repeat-containing protein At3g63370, chloroplastic-like isoform X2: protein MEMEIHCQVEVCVWDSDNVNNSLVAKKMFDKMPVSDLTSWNTMISGYVRNNNAMEALTIMYLTGKSELKADGTTLLALLTSLAAIKQGKEIHCYAVRNNYCTLNDFLMNSLIDMYSNCSSVAAARQLFEELKTKDTVSWNSIISCYQHSGDAFESLRLFYQTLIEDTAASDEITIVSVLGACEKITALQFGKSVHSYLTKIGLFLNSFLGTAFIDM from the coding sequence atggaaatggaaattcATTGTCAGGTGGAGGTTTGTGTGTGGGACTCAGATAATGTGAACAATTCTCTTGTAGCAAAAAAGATGTTTGATAAAATGCCTGTGAGCGATTTAACTTCTTGGAATACTATGATTTCAGGTTACGTGAGGAATAACAACGCCATGGAAGCTTTAACGATTATGTATCTAACGGGGAAGTCTGAGTTGAAAGCAGATGGGACTACTTTGCTTGCCCTCCTCACTAGCTTGGCTGCAATTAAGCAGGGGAAGGAAATCCATTGTTATGCTGTACGCAATAATTATTGTACTTTGAATGACTTCTTGATGAACTCGCTGATTGATATGTACTCAAATTGCAGTTCTGTTGCTGCCGCTAGGCAATTATTCGAGGAGTTGAAAACTAAAGATACTGTATCGTGGAATTCTATAATTTCCTGCTATCAACATAGTGGAGAtgcttttgaaagtttaagacTTTTCTATCAAACGCTAATTGAAGACACAGCAGCTTCAGATGAGATAACTATCGTTTCCGTCCTTGGTGCTTGTGAAAAGATTACAGCCTTGCAATTTGGGAAGTCAGTCCATTCATATTTAACTAAAATAGGGCTTTTCTTAAATTCCTTTTTAGGGACTGCCTTTATAGACATGTAG
- the LOC103495572 gene encoding pentatricopeptide repeat-containing protein At3g63370, chloroplastic-like isoform X1 gives MLLMACGDLGLCEMEMEIHCQVEVCVWDSDNVNNSLVAKKMFDKMPVSDLTSWNTMISGYVRNNNAMEALTIMYLTGKSELKADGTTLLALLTSLAAIKQGKEIHCYAVRNNYCTLNDFLMNSLIDMYSNCSSVAAARQLFEELKTKDTVSWNSIISCYQHSGDAFESLRLFYQTLIEDTAASDEITIVSVLGACEKITALQFGKSVHSYLTKIGLFLNSFLGTAFIDM, from the exons ATGCTTCTGATG GCGTGTGGTGATCTGGGTCTTTgtgaaatggaaatggaaattcATTGTCAGGTGGAGGTTTGTGTGTGGGACTCAGATAATGTGAACAATTCTCTTGTAGCAAAAAAGATGTTTGATAAAATGCCTGTGAGCGATTTAACTTCTTGGAATACTATGATTTCAGGTTACGTGAGGAATAACAACGCCATGGAAGCTTTAACGATTATGTATCTAACGGGGAAGTCTGAGTTGAAAGCAGATGGGACTACTTTGCTTGCCCTCCTCACTAGCTTGGCTGCAATTAAGCAGGGGAAGGAAATCCATTGTTATGCTGTACGCAATAATTATTGTACTTTGAATGACTTCTTGATGAACTCGCTGATTGATATGTACTCAAATTGCAGTTCTGTTGCTGCCGCTAGGCAATTATTCGAGGAGTTGAAAACTAAAGATACTGTATCGTGGAATTCTATAATTTCCTGCTATCAACATAGTGGAGAtgcttttgaaagtttaagacTTTTCTATCAAACGCTAATTGAAGACACAGCAGCTTCAGATGAGATAACTATCGTTTCCGTCCTTGGTGCTTGTGAAAAGATTACAGCCTTGCAATTTGGGAAGTCAGTCCATTCATATTTAACTAAAATAGGGCTTTTCTTAAATTCCTTTTTAGGGACTGCCTTTATAGACATGTAG